The nucleotide window AGGCCGGTTCCGACCTCAACAACGTGCTGACGATGGCGACTGCCGCCATCGCGGCGGACCTCGAGCAGCGCACCCGGTAGCGCACTCCCACGCGCAAGCGAAGGAGGTAGGCATGACGACCGAACTGAGCCAGAAGACCTGCAAGCCCTGCGAGGGCGGCGTCGACGCGCTGGATCGCGCGGCGGCCGAACGCATGCTCGGCGAACTGGCCGGCAACTGGACACTGGCCGACGACGCCAAATCCATCCGGGCCGAGTTCCGGTTCGCGGAGTTCTATCGCACCATGGCCTTCATCAACGCGGTGGCGTGGGTGGCGAATCAGCAGGATCACCACCCCGATATCGCCTTCGGCTACAACTACGCCAACGTCACCTTCACGACGCACGCCATAGGCGGTCTGTCCGAGAACGACTTCATCTGCGCGGCCCGCATCGACGCGCTGATGGCCGGCTGAGCCCGCGTCCAGCGGCTTGCACCGGAAGCGCGGGCCACGCTAGGCCACTCCTGCGGCCCGGGGAGACGGGCCCAGGAAGGGTTCACCATTTCTTCGTGCCCGGCGGTACTGGATG belongs to Algiphilus sp. and includes:
- a CDS encoding 4a-hydroxytetrahydrobiopterin dehydratase, which encodes MTTELSQKTCKPCEGGVDALDRAAAERMLGELAGNWTLADDAKSIRAEFRFAEFYRTMAFINAVAWVANQQDHHPDIAFGYNYANVTFTTHAIGGLSENDFICAARIDALMAG